A part of Nitrospirota bacterium genomic DNA contains:
- a CDS encoding glutamyl-tRNA reductase, protein MKALVIGLNHKTADVNVREKFAFSGPKLEQGLLALKELPEVQEAIILSTCNRVELYANVKDTQKASESIKTFLSRFHNIERNALENALYIYEDINAARHVFRVASSLDSMVIGEPQILGQLKDAFEIALEKKTTGILLNKLMKKAISVAKRVRTETRIAENAVSISFAAVELAKKIFTDLSKKIFMLLGAGEMAELAAKHLITTGVKEVLVSNRTYERACDLANELKGRAVKFEEFINEMLRTDIVICSTGAPNYILTKSQMQKVMKERKQKQVFIIDISVPRNIDPEINKIDNVYLYNIDDLQEVVDTNLFERKKEAEKAERIVDEEVETFLKWQLSLDSVPTIKALREKAEEIKKEELIKLLNKLPGIGEKEKEAIEYMANAIVNKLIHPPTAALKESLEDKELLSAVIKKLYGINGEMSEKE, encoded by the coding sequence ATGAAAGCGCTTGTTATAGGACTGAATCATAAGACTGCTGACGTTAATGTCAGAGAAAAGTTTGCTTTTAGCGGGCCAAAACTTGAACAAGGATTGTTAGCTCTAAAAGAATTGCCCGAGGTGCAGGAGGCTATTATATTATCTACATGTAACAGGGTGGAACTATATGCAAATGTAAAAGATACTCAGAAGGCTTCTGAATCTATAAAGACATTTCTTTCAAGATTCCATAATATTGAGAGGAATGCGCTGGAGAATGCTTTGTATATATATGAAGATATTAATGCCGCCAGACATGTTTTCAGGGTTGCATCAAGTCTTGATTCTATGGTAATTGGCGAACCACAAATACTCGGTCAATTGAAGGATGCATTCGAAATTGCGCTTGAAAAAAAGACCACAGGCATACTACTCAATAAACTAATGAAAAAGGCTATTTCAGTTGCCAAGAGGGTGCGGACAGAAACAAGAATTGCTGAAAATGCTGTATCAATCAGTTTTGCTGCCGTAGAACTTGCGAAGAAGATTTTTACTGATCTCTCAAAGAAGATTTTCATGCTCTTAGGGGCAGGTGAAATGGCTGAGCTTGCAGCAAAGCATCTGATTACGACTGGTGTTAAAGAAGTTCTGGTTTCAAACAGGACTTATGAGCGTGCATGTGATCTTGCAAATGAATTAAAAGGAAGAGCAGTTAAATTTGAAGAATTTATTAATGAAATGCTACGAACAGATATTGTAATCTGTTCGACTGGTGCACCAAATTACATATTAACCAAAAGTCAGATGCAGAAAGTGATGAAGGAAAGAAAGCAGAAGCAGGTATTTATTATTGATATTTCAGTCCCGAGAAATATAGACCCTGAGATAAATAAGATTGATAATGTTTACCTTTATAACATAGATGACCTGCAAGAGGTTGTTGATACAAATCTCTTTGAAAGAAAAAAAGAGGCAGAAAAAGCAGAGAGGATTGTAGATGAAGAAGTAGAGACATTTTTGAAGTGGCAGTTGTCACTTGATTCTGTTCCGACTATCAAAGCTTTACGTGAAAAGGCAGAAGAAATAAAGAAAGAAGAGTTAATCAAACTTTTAAATAAACTCCCTGGGATCGGGGAAAAAGAAAAAGAGGCTATTGAATACATGGCGAATGCAATTGTAAATAAGCTCATTCATCCACCTACTGCTGCTCTAAAAGAAAGTTTGGAGGATAAGGAGCTCCTATCAGCAGTAATAAAGAAACTCTATGGCATTAATGGTGAAATGAGTGAAAAGGAATAA
- the aprB gene encoding adenylyl-sulfate reductase subunit beta, protein MPSFVITEKCDGCKAQDKTACQYICPHDLMTLDREKMKAYNQEPEQCWECYNCVKICPQQAIEVRGYSDFVPLGAQTIPLRGTDSIMWTIKFRNGLTKRFKFPIRTTAEGSVDPYAGKPEPDFSTIKQPGFFNYKARTE, encoded by the coding sequence ATGCCAAGTTTTGTAATCACTGAAAAGTGTGACGGTTGCAAAGCACAGGATAAGACTGCATGTCAGTATATCTGTCCTCACGATCTTATGACTCTCGACAGAGAGAAGATGAAAGCTTACAATCAAGAGCCTGAGCAGTGCTGGGAATGTTACAACTGTGTAAAGATCTGCCCGCAACAGGCTATTGAGGTAAGAGGCTATTCTGACTTTGTTCCCCTTGGAGCACAGACAATTCCTTTAAGAGGAACGGACTCCATTATGTGGACAATCAAGTTCAGAAATGGTTTGACCAAGAGATTTAAATTCCCGATAAGGACTACTGCTGAAGGTTCAGTTGATCCATATGCAGGGAAACCAGAGCCTGATTTTTCAACAATTAAACAACCTGGGTTCTTTAATTACAAAGCAAGAACTGAATAA
- a CDS encoding XTP/dITP diphosphatase, producing the protein MEIVLATRNKKKIEEIKRILYDLPVTILSLEDFQGCPEIHENGVTFEENAVNKAVAIAQYVQKPALADDSGLEVYALNKAPGVLSARYAGEEANDRKNIEKLLYEMRSFEGEKRKARFVCCIAIVFPNENIHTFYGYTEGMIGKEPKGNRGFGYDPVFYPEGSERTFAEMSNEEKDAISHRGRALEEFRKYIKEKIQIIK; encoded by the coding sequence ATGGAAATAGTATTAGCAACAAGAAATAAGAAGAAAATCGAGGAGATAAAAAGGATATTATACGATCTTCCAGTTACAATCCTTAGCCTTGAGGATTTTCAGGGTTGCCCAGAAATCCACGAAAACGGTGTCACATTTGAAGAAAATGCGGTTAATAAAGCTGTAGCTATAGCTCAATATGTTCAGAAGCCTGCACTTGCTGATGATTCTGGACTTGAAGTATATGCATTGAATAAAGCACCAGGAGTTCTGTCTGCACGTTATGCAGGAGAAGAGGCGAATGATAGAAAGAATATAGAAAAATTGCTTTATGAAATGCGTTCCTTTGAAGGAGAGAAAAGAAAGGCACGTTTTGTATGTTGTATAGCTATTGTTTTTCCTAATGAAAATATTCATACATTCTATGGATATACTGAAGGAATGATAGGTAAAGAGCCTAAAGGAAATAGGGGCTTTGGGTATGATCCTGTATTTTACCCTGAAGGTTCTGAAAGAACTTTCGCAGAGATGAGCAATGAAGAAAAAGATGCGATCAGTCACAGGGGGAGGGCTCTTGAGGAATTTAGAAAATATATTAAAGAAAAAATTCAAATTATTAAATGA
- the rpsB gene encoding 30S ribosomal protein S2 — MVAAMKELLEAGVHFGHQVKRWHPKMKKYIFGERNGIYIIDLQKTVKGLEDAYNFIKNVAMTGAPILFVGTKKQSQDAIQEEAKRCGTFYINQRWLGGMLTNFSTIKKSIEKLKKLETMKEDGTLNRHTKKEATAFEKERERLDKNLSGIKDMPSLPGALFIVDPKKERIAVHEAKKLSIPIVAIVDTNCDPDEIDYVIPGNDDAIRAIKLITSKIADAVIEGKEALSKMQAEHAEKLEAEQKIQQEEAEKLA; from the coding sequence ATGGTAGCAGCAATGAAAGAATTGCTTGAAGCTGGAGTGCATTTTGGACATCAGGTAAAGAGATGGCATCCCAAGATGAAAAAATATATCTTTGGAGAGAGAAATGGTATTTACATTATTGATCTCCAGAAGACAGTAAAAGGGCTTGAAGATGCTTACAATTTCATAAAAAATGTTGCGATGACAGGTGCACCAATTCTTTTTGTAGGAACAAAGAAACAATCACAGGACGCCATTCAGGAGGAAGCTAAAAGATGCGGAACATTTTATATTAATCAAAGATGGCTTGGAGGAATGCTAACGAATTTTTCCACGATTAAGAAGAGTATTGAGAAGCTGAAAAAACTCGAAACCATGAAAGAAGATGGGACACTGAATCGTCATACTAAAAAAGAGGCGACTGCATTCGAAAAAGAAAGGGAACGACTCGATAAAAACCTTTCAGGGATAAAAGATATGCCGAGCCTTCCTGGAGCTTTGTTTATTGTAGACCCCAAAAAGGAAAGAATTGCTGTTCATGAAGCAAAAAAACTTTCTATACCAATAGTCGCCATAGTCGATACAAACTGTGACCCTGACGAAATCGATTATGTAATACCCGGAAATGATGATGCCATAAGAGCTATAAAACTTATAACTTCAAAAATAGCAGATGCTGTTATTGAGGGTAAAGAGGCTCTATCAAAAATGCAGGCTGAACATGCAGAAAAACTTGAAGCTGAACAAAAAATTCAACAGGAGGAAGCAGAAAAATTAGCATGA
- the sat gene encoding sulfate adenylyltransferase, with protein MENIGHGGKEIVERVMPKAAAIKRVEELKAAKAKTLDVRLQIATEIIDIAYGFFTPLEGFMTKADVEAVCNNMTLADGKTVWSIPIVFDISDDELKKSGIKQYEEVLLTYTGNPFAILDVTDIFTYDKKEIAMKVYGTTEDKHPGVKRTYNYKEKFLGGKITLLNPPKINEPYKKFWLTPLQMRARFKEKGWVRIVNHQTRNVPHTGHEWLCKGAWLQTYGELPIEKPIVGVLVNAIIGEKRPGDYIDEAIILTHDRLRTAGYFGEHNHMTSCTFWDMRYAGPREAVFHACLRTNLGCTHHMYGRDHAGVGSYYGPYDAHHLLASVQDKINITPTYSMNWLYCPHCGEITNEGICDHKKEWQKFSGTVVRSIIIDGVKPPRLIYRPEVFDVIMETAEKYGFGSAFVTEDYLKRRTPVFTIEPLK; from the coding sequence ATGGAAAACATTGGTCATGGTGGTAAAGAGATTGTTGAGCGCGTAATGCCAAAAGCTGCTGCAATTAAAAGAGTGGAAGAGTTAAAAGCAGCCAAGGCAAAAACTCTCGATGTTCGTCTGCAAATTGCAACAGAAATTATCGACATTGCTTATGGATTCTTCACTCCATTAGAAGGATTTATGACAAAGGCGGATGTTGAAGCTGTCTGTAATAATATGACCCTTGCAGATGGAAAGACTGTCTGGAGTATCCCTATAGTATTTGACATATCTGATGATGAATTAAAGAAAAGTGGAATCAAACAATACGAGGAAGTTCTACTTACCTACACTGGAAATCCATTTGCTATTCTGGATGTGACAGATATATTTACATATGATAAAAAAGAAATAGCCATGAAAGTTTATGGCACCACTGAAGATAAACATCCAGGGGTTAAAAGAACTTACAATTATAAAGAAAAGTTTCTTGGTGGTAAGATAACGCTCCTTAACCCCCCGAAGATAAATGAACCTTATAAGAAATTCTGGTTAACCCCTTTACAGATGAGAGCAAGATTCAAGGAAAAAGGTTGGGTTCGAATTGTTAATCATCAGACAAGGAACGTGCCCCATACAGGACATGAATGGCTTTGTAAAGGTGCATGGTTACAGACATATGGCGAGTTACCGATTGAAAAACCGATTGTCGGAGTTCTGGTAAATGCAATTATTGGAGAAAAGAGACCTGGTGACTACATTGACGAGGCGATAATTCTTACTCATGACAGGCTCAGAACCGCTGGATATTTCGGAGAGCACAACCATATGACATCCTGTACGTTCTGGGATATGAGATATGCTGGACCGAGAGAGGCTGTATTCCATGCATGTCTGAGAACGAATCTTGGTTGTACACATCATATGTATGGAAGAGACCACGCAGGTGTTGGTTCATATTATGGTCCTTATGATGCCCATCATCTACTTGCTTCAGTGCAGGACAAGATAAACATAACTCCCACTTATTCCATGAACTGGCTCTACTGCCCACATTGCGGAGAAATTACCAATGAGGGAATTTGCGACCATAAAAAAGAATGGCAGAAGTTTAGTGGTACAGTTGTCAGAAGTATAATTATTGATGGGGTTAAACCTCCGAGACTGATTTACAGACCTGAAGTTTTTGATGTTATCATGGAGACTGCAGAGAAATATGGATTCGGTTCAGCATTTGTTACTGAGGATTATTTAAAGAGAAGAACCCCTGTATTTACCATAGAACCATTGAAATAG
- a CDS encoding UMP kinase gives MKYNLKYKRILLKISGEAMMGDLSYGIDPVTVDFIAKEIKAAVSKGVEIAIVIGGGNIFRGVEASVKGIERSSADYMGMLATVINALALQNYLEQHGIPTRVQSAIEMKELAEPYIRRKAIRHLEKGRTVIFAAGTGNPYFTTDTAASLRAMEIGAEVILKATKVDGVYSADPLKDSSAKKYNTVTYIEVLKKGLSIMDSTAISLCMDNNLPIIVFNLRGKGNIRKIIEGKKIGTLVRRNNGTGIKKKNH, from the coding sequence CTGAAATATAACCTGAAATATAAAAGGATTCTCCTGAAAATAAGCGGCGAAGCAATGATGGGAGATCTGAGTTATGGAATAGACCCTGTTACCGTCGACTTTATAGCAAAGGAAATTAAGGCAGCAGTTTCTAAAGGAGTTGAAATCGCAATAGTTATTGGTGGAGGCAATATTTTCAGAGGGGTAGAGGCCAGTGTTAAGGGTATTGAGAGGTCATCCGCAGATTATATGGGGATGCTTGCAACAGTTATAAATGCTCTTGCTCTCCAGAACTATCTTGAACAACATGGGATTCCTACAAGGGTGCAATCAGCTATTGAGATGAAAGAGCTTGCTGAGCCATATATAAGGCGTAAGGCTATCAGACATCTGGAAAAAGGAAGAACTGTAATTTTTGCTGCCGGGACAGGTAATCCATATTTTACAACAGATACTGCTGCTTCTCTAAGAGCAATGGAGATTGGTGCAGAGGTTATTCTCAAAGCAACAAAAGTTGACGGTGTTTACTCTGCTGACCCATTAAAAGATTCTTCAGCAAAAAAATATAACACTGTCACTTATATTGAAGTATTGAAAAAAGGTCTTAGTATAATGGACTCGACCGCTATCTCCTTATGTATGGACAATAATCTTCCTATCATTGTTTTTAACCTGAGAGGCAAGGGCAATATCAGGAAAATCATAGAGGGGAAAAAGATTGGGACTTTGGTAAGGAGAAACAATGGAACAGGAATTAAAAAGAAAAACCACTGA
- a CDS encoding adenylate kinase, translating into MRIVLLGAPGAGKGTQAKMLIDKYKIPQISTGDILRKAVADGTPLGKEAKAIMEKGELVPDKIVLGLVEERLKQDDCKKGFILDGFPRNTAQAEALDKLLNNIKMPLDSALSVDVPKEDLMKRLTGRRTCKSCQQMYNVYYSPPKKEGVCDKCGGELFQRDDDKEETIRKRLDVYDAQTAPLIDYYKKKGILKSVTGVGNIDEIFKKVCTVLEGK; encoded by the coding sequence ATGAGAATAGTGTTGCTCGGTGCACCAGGTGCTGGGAAGGGGACGCAAGCAAAAATGCTTATCGATAAATATAAGATTCCTCAGATATCGACAGGCGATATTTTAAGAAAAGCAGTGGCTGATGGTACCCCTCTTGGAAAAGAAGCAAAAGCTATCATGGAGAAAGGTGAACTTGTACCAGACAAAATAGTTCTTGGTCTCGTGGAAGAAAGGCTTAAGCAGGATGACTGTAAAAAAGGTTTTATCCTTGACGGGTTTCCAAGAAATACTGCACAGGCAGAGGCTCTTGACAAGCTGTTAAATAACATTAAAATGCCTCTTGATTCTGCATTAAGTGTTGATGTCCCAAAAGAAGATTTAATGAAGAGATTGACTGGTAGAAGGACATGTAAGAGCTGTCAGCAGATGTATAATGTTTACTATTCTCCGCCTAAAAAAGAAGGTGTTTGTGATAAATGTGGTGGTGAGCTTTTTCAAAGGGATGATGATAAAGAAGAGACGATTAGGAAAAGACTTGATGTATATGATGCTCAAACTGCACCACTGATAGATTATTACAAAAAGAAAGGCATTCTTAAATCAGTAACAGGTGTTGGAAATATAGACGAGATTTTCAAAAAGGTTTGCACTGTATTAGAGGGCAAATAA
- the tsf gene encoding translation elongation factor Ts, whose product MTNITPNMIKELREKTGAGMMDCKKALTESQGDFEKAVDLLRQKGLATALKKAGRTASEGLIESYIHMGKIGTIVEVNCETDFVARTDDFKELVKDIAMHITAANPLYLTRQDVPQNVLEREKDIYRSQITDKPSHIVEKIVEGKLEKFYRDNCLLDQIFIKDPEQRKNIKDIITEKIAKLGENIIIRRFTRFQLGEKIT is encoded by the coding sequence ATGACAAATATAACACCTAATATGATAAAGGAATTGAGGGAAAAAACTGGTGCCGGGATGATGGATTGCAAAAAAGCTCTCACAGAAAGCCAGGGTGATTTTGAAAAAGCAGTAGACTTATTGAGACAGAAAGGTCTCGCAACCGCACTTAAAAAAGCGGGAAGAACGGCTTCAGAAGGTCTTATTGAATCATATATCCATATGGGGAAAATTGGAACAATTGTAGAAGTCAATTGTGAAACAGACTTTGTTGCGCGTACTGATGATTTTAAGGAACTGGTAAAAGACATTGCGATGCATATTACCGCTGCAAACCCGTTATATCTTACGAGACAAGATGTTCCACAAAATGTTTTAGAACGTGAAAAAGATATTTACAGATCTCAGATTACTGACAAGCCCTCGCATATTGTTGAAAAGATTGTGGAAGGCAAGCTCGAGAAATTTTACAGAGATAACTGTCTTCTGGATCAGATTTTTATTAAAGATCCCGAGCAAAGAAAAAATATTAAAGATATTATCACCGAAAAAATTGCAAAATTAGGTGAAAATATCATTATAAGGAGATTTACCAGATTCCAACTCGGAGAAAAAATAACATAA
- the hemC gene encoding hydroxymethylbilane synthase, with amino-acid sequence MKRNKIRIGTRGSKLAVWQAEWVKTKLKRFYPDLDIELIKIKTTGDKILDVPLAKVGGKGLFVKEIEESLLRNRVDIAVHSMKDVPTDFPDGLHLPVICKREDPRDALIISQRLKIKSIELKPQFPASLIFSLPENARIGTSSLRRSCQLLHIRPDFRIEHLRGNLDTRLRKLDEGQYDAIILAAAGVVRLGLKQRISEVLPFEISLPAIGQGAIGIECRIEDEFINNVILPLNHQESSACIMAERAFLKKLEGGCQVPIAAFARIITPLNDNYTAVKNERVESRLIVMDGFVGSITGDTIIRESINGVVENAEKLGIQLAENIILHGAKKILDEIYGR; translated from the coding sequence GTGAAAAGGAATAAGATACGTATTGGCACACGAGGCAGTAAACTTGCTGTCTGGCAAGCTGAATGGGTTAAAACAAAGTTGAAAAGATTTTATCCAGATCTGGATATTGAGCTCATTAAAATTAAAACAACAGGTGATAAGATTTTAGACGTTCCTCTTGCAAAAGTCGGAGGAAAAGGATTATTTGTCAAAGAGATTGAAGAATCACTTCTGCGAAACAGGGTTGATATCGCTGTGCACAGTATGAAAGATGTGCCTACAGATTTTCCTGATGGGCTTCATCTGCCAGTTATTTGTAAAAGAGAAGACCCCAGGGATGCTTTAATAATAAGTCAGAGATTAAAAATAAAGAGCATAGAATTAAAGCCACAATTCCCCGCATCTCTAATTTTTAGCTTACCCGAAAATGCAAGAATAGGTACAAGTAGTCTCAGGAGATCATGCCAACTTCTCCATATCAGACCTGATTTCAGGATAGAACATTTGAGAGGAAATCTCGATACAAGACTTAGAAAACTGGATGAAGGTCAATATGATGCCATAATATTAGCAGCAGCAGGTGTTGTCAGACTTGGACTCAAACAAAGGATTTCTGAAGTCCTCCCATTTGAGATAAGCCTTCCAGCTATTGGTCAGGGAGCAATAGGGATAGAATGCAGAATTGAGGATGAATTTATTAATAATGTTATTCTGCCTCTTAATCATCAAGAGAGTTCCGCCTGTATAATGGCGGAGAGGGCTTTTTTAAAAAAATTAGAGGGAGGATGTCAAGTGCCCATAGCAGCATTTGCAAGAATCATAACACCACTTAATGATAATTATACAGCGGTAAAAAATGAAAGGGTTGAGTCAAGACTAATTGTTATGGATGGATTCGTCGGTAGTATTACAGGTGACACAATTATCAGAGAAAGTATAAATGGTGTAGTGGAGAATGCTGAAAAATTAGGAATTCAACTTGCAGAAAATATTATTTTGCATGGTGCAAAAAAAATCTTGGATGAAATTTACGGTAGATAA
- a CDS encoding TraR/DksA family transcriptional regulator yields MANKKTSKIKKTPMKKNVQSKKTSLKKQLKTKPKITKKRKPVPKKPVEKTKKTKQKILKKPKKYSIIEQKTHLKSDEDRNAELRKFLIKKREEIIKEAKSEISKYIKGETKQLIDTALDDGDWSVVDLSEDISLRQLSVHRENLQRIDEALRKLKEGTYGICEDCGEEITEERLKILPLSIYCIECQEKRELLEELMKKEGL; encoded by the coding sequence ATGGCTAATAAAAAGACTTCAAAAATAAAGAAAACACCTATGAAGAAAAATGTTCAGTCAAAAAAAACTTCTTTAAAAAAACAGTTAAAAACAAAACCAAAAATTACAAAAAAGCGCAAACCTGTTCCAAAAAAGCCTGTTGAAAAGACAAAAAAAACAAAACAGAAAATACTTAAGAAACCTAAGAAATACTCTATCATAGAACAAAAAACACACTTAAAGTCTGACGAGGATAGAAACGCTGAACTCAGAAAATTCCTTATAAAAAAACGAGAAGAAATAATCAAAGAAGCAAAGTCTGAAATATCAAAATACATCAAAGGGGAAACAAAACAATTAATTGATACAGCACTTGATGATGGTGATTGGTCAGTTGTTGATCTCTCTGAGGACATTAGCTTGAGACAATTGAGTGTTCATAGAGAAAACCTCCAACGGATAGATGAAGCTCTAAGGAAACTCAAGGAAGGTACCTATGGGATCTGTGAGGATTGTGGTGAGGAAATTACTGAAGAAAGACTAAAAATTCTCCCTTTATCAATATATTGTATAGAATGTCAGGAAAAAAGAGAACTACTTGAAGAATTAATGAAAAAAGAAGGGCTATAG
- the frr gene encoding ribosome recycling factor: protein MEQELKRKTTDRMSRTIEAFKKELASIRTGRASLALLDGIVVNYYDTPTPLQQLASLSIPESRQIAIQPWDPKIISDIEKAILKSDLGLTPMNDGKIIRMTIPPLTEERRKQLVKTVRKKTEEAKVALRNIRRDANEELKKLEKEKHISEDIVKKMHEEIQKITDSFISKADEVLENKEKEIMEV, encoded by the coding sequence ATGGAACAGGAATTAAAAAGAAAAACCACTGACAGAATGTCTCGGACTATCGAGGCTTTTAAAAAGGAGTTAGCATCTATAAGGACAGGTCGAGCATCACTTGCACTCCTTGACGGAATTGTAGTGAATTATTATGATACCCCAACTCCTCTCCAGCAATTGGCTAGTTTAAGTATTCCTGAAAGCCGACAGATTGCAATACAACCGTGGGATCCAAAGATTATTTCTGATATCGAAAAAGCGATCCTTAAATCTGATCTTGGGCTGACCCCGATGAATGATGGTAAAATTATCAGAATGACTATTCCACCACTCACTGAGGAGAGAAGAAAACAACTTGTTAAAACCGTAAGGAAAAAAACTGAAGAGGCAAAGGTTGCGTTGAGGAATATAAGAAGAGATGCAAATGAAGAATTGAAGAAACTCGAAAAAGAAAAACATATCAGTGAAGATATTGTTAAAAAAATGCACGAAGAGATTCAGAAAATTACTGATTCTTTTATTTCAAAAGCAGATGAAGTTTTAGAAAATAAAGAAAAAGAGATTATGGAGGTCTAA
- the ccsB gene encoding c-type cytochrome biogenesis protein CcsB — protein sequence MEVILFELALTFYFAATIISITELFKSSKITSKLIILLAGIGFILHTINIIYRYGISGYIPITNPHEATSFFTWCIVVLFFILEFRYKVALLSSFIMPIVFLLMISSSMMSREIKPLAPVLQSYWLGIHTFLAFLGNAAFAMSFGIGFMYLVQEHYVKSKRLGGLFERLPSLQTLDEMNYRLITFGFPLFSLAIITGALWAETAWGRYWNWDPREVWSLITWFIYAIVLHARLVAGWRGKRAAVLSIIGFITILIAFFGIKLLKRGLHVFL from the coding sequence ATGGAGGTAATTTTATTTGAGCTGGCACTGACCTTTTATTTTGCTGCAACTATTATAAGTATTACCGAGCTTTTCAAAAGCTCCAAAATTACCTCAAAGCTGATTATTTTATTAGCCGGAATCGGTTTTATTCTTCACACGATAAATATTATTTATCGTTATGGGATTAGTGGTTATATTCCTATTACCAATCCTCATGAAGCGACATCATTTTTTACCTGGTGTATCGTTGTGCTTTTTTTTATTTTAGAATTCCGTTATAAAGTCGCTCTTTTGTCTTCGTTTATTATGCCTATTGTATTTCTTCTGATGATTTCATCATCTATGATGTCGCGTGAAATAAAACCATTAGCTCCTGTTTTGCAGAGTTATTGGCTCGGAATACATACTTTCTTAGCCTTTCTCGGGAATGCTGCTTTTGCTATGTCTTTTGGAATTGGTTTCATGTATCTTGTTCAGGAACATTATGTCAAATCAAAGAGACTTGGGGGTTTATTCGAGAGACTCCCAAGTCTTCAAACACTCGATGAAATGAATTACCGTTTGATAACATTCGGATTTCCTCTCTTCTCACTTGCAATTATTACCGGTGCTCTATGGGCTGAAACTGCATGGGGAAGATACTGGAACTGGGATCCGCGAGAAGTCTGGTCATTAATCACCTGGTTTATTTATGCAATTGTTCTTCATGCAAGGCTTGTTGCTGGATGGAGAGGGAAAAGGGCTGCTGTGTTATCGATTATTGGATTTATAACTATTCTGATAGCCTTCTTTGGTATTAAATTGCTCAAGAGAGGTCTCCACGTTTTCCTATGA